In a genomic window of Pseudomonas mohnii:
- the efeO gene encoding iron uptake system protein EfeO, with amino-acid sequence MPNQAPTQASPPRALRWAVAGSVIVMIAAGGLFYYASKMAADKRQANHDEVLVTIDPHSCEPNALTVPAGHASFRIVNRSDRAVEWEILDGVLVVEERENIAPGLSQVINANLLPGDYAITCGLLSNPRGTLHVTPTAASEAAAKARPSMVAFIGPLSEFRVYLSSQGTALIKAVTALEQAIAAGDLSQAQALYVPARAAYQRLAPAAQRLAELDNGINARADYFEHREQDPGFVGFHRLEYALFQQRDLEGLAPVAQRLSADVSTLKQQLLAQSLPPEQLVSLVVRSLNGIAEVRARSGEEERYSHTDLNGFAANLDAARKVVDLLRPLLAKSAADLLPQIDSALSAFDTELNGLKVKDGYASYDSVGTAQRQKIADKAKALAAALDGIDPALGLSGL; translated from the coding sequence ATGCCAAATCAAGCCCCCACCCAGGCTTCCCCTCCCCGCGCCTTGCGCTGGGCGGTGGCCGGCTCGGTGATCGTGATGATCGCTGCCGGCGGCCTGTTCTATTACGCCTCGAAAATGGCCGCCGACAAGCGCCAGGCCAACCACGACGAAGTGCTGGTGACCATCGACCCGCACAGCTGCGAGCCGAATGCCCTGACGGTTCCGGCCGGCCATGCCAGCTTCCGCATCGTCAATCGATCCGATCGCGCCGTCGAATGGGAAATCCTCGATGGCGTGCTGGTGGTCGAAGAGCGGGAGAACATCGCACCCGGCCTGAGCCAGGTGATCAACGCCAACCTGTTGCCCGGCGACTACGCCATCACCTGCGGTCTGCTGAGCAACCCGCGCGGCACCTTGCACGTCACGCCGACGGCGGCGTCGGAAGCGGCGGCCAAGGCCAGGCCGTCGATGGTGGCGTTCATCGGGCCGCTGTCGGAGTTCCGTGTGTACCTGAGCAGCCAGGGCACGGCGCTGATCAAAGCCGTCACCGCCCTTGAGCAAGCCATCGCCGCCGGTGATCTCAGCCAGGCCCAAGCCTTGTACGTGCCGGCCCGAGCCGCTTATCAACGCTTGGCCCCGGCCGCCCAGCGCCTGGCCGAGCTGGACAACGGGATCAACGCCCGTGCCGATTACTTCGAACACCGCGAGCAAGACCCCGGGTTTGTCGGTTTCCATCGCCTCGAATACGCGCTGTTCCAGCAACGCGACCTCGAGGGTCTGGCACCGGTTGCCCAGCGTCTGTCGGCGGACGTGAGCACCCTCAAGCAACAGCTGCTGGCCCAGTCCCTGCCACCGGAGCAACTGGTGAGCCTTGTCGTGCGCAGCCTCAACGGCATCGCCGAGGTGCGCGCCCGCAGCGGTGAAGAAGAACGTTACAGCCACACCGACCTGAATGGCTTCGCCGCCAATCTCGACGCCGCACGCAAGGTCGTCGACCTGTTGCGTCCGTTGCTGGCCAAATCCGCCGCCGACCTGCTGCCGCAGATCGACAGTGCGCTCAGCGCATTCGACACCGAACTCAACGGATTGAAGGTCAAGGACGGCTACGCCAGTTACGACAGTGTCGGCACAGCGCAACGCCAAAAGATCGCCGACAAGGCCAAGGCACTGGCCGCGGCACTCGATGGAATCGACCCCGCCCTTGGCCTTTCTGGCCTGTAA
- the efeU gene encoding iron uptake transporter permease EfeU, which translates to MLVPFLIMLREGIEAALIVGIIASYLKQTGRGQWMPAVWIGVFLAAALALLVGGGLELVSAEFPQKQQELFEGVVGLVAVGILSSMVFWMRKVARSIRHSLHASLDHALTGSRHQVTALIAMVFFAVAREGLETVFFLLAVFQQSEGPTAPIGALLGLVLAIIVGWLIYTGSMRLNLGAFFRWTGLFILVVAAGILANSVQALHEAGVWNHLQTVLFDISTTLPMDGPLGSVLAGMFGYQDAPTVSTLGAYLIYLIVALVMFFTPAPAPVAHTPRREPAREGRER; encoded by the coding sequence ATGCTCGTTCCTTTTCTGATCATGCTGCGCGAAGGCATCGAAGCCGCGCTGATCGTTGGCATCATCGCCAGCTACCTCAAACAGACCGGTCGTGGCCAGTGGATGCCTGCCGTGTGGATCGGCGTGTTCCTCGCCGCCGCCCTCGCCCTGCTGGTGGGCGGTGGCCTGGAACTGGTGAGCGCCGAGTTTCCGCAAAAACAGCAGGAACTGTTTGAAGGCGTGGTCGGCCTGGTGGCGGTCGGCATTCTCAGTTCGATGGTGTTCTGGATGCGCAAAGTGGCGCGTTCGATCAGGCACTCGTTGCACGCCTCCCTCGATCACGCGCTGACCGGGTCCAGGCATCAGGTCACCGCGCTGATCGCCATGGTGTTTTTCGCCGTGGCGCGTGAAGGCCTGGAAACGGTGTTCTTCCTGCTCGCGGTGTTCCAGCAAAGCGAAGGTCCTACGGCCCCGATCGGAGCCCTGCTCGGGCTGGTCCTGGCGATCATCGTTGGTTGGCTGATCTACACCGGCAGCATGCGCCTGAACCTCGGCGCGTTTTTCCGCTGGACCGGTCTGTTCATCCTCGTGGTGGCTGCCGGCATTCTCGCCAACTCGGTGCAGGCGCTGCACGAGGCCGGGGTGTGGAATCACCTGCAAACCGTGCTTTTCGACATCAGCACGACACTGCCAATGGACGGTCCGCTGGGGTCGGTGCTGGCCGGCATGTTCGGTTACCAGGATGCCCCGACCGTCAGCACCCTGGGTGCCTATCTGATTTATCTGATCGTGGCGCTGGTGATGTTCTTTACGCCAGCCCCCGCGCCTGTTGCGCACACCCCCAGGCGCGAGCCTGCTCGCGAGGGTCGTGAACGATAA
- a CDS encoding AMP-binding protein, translating to MRDYLSATSQFNYQHTVDAVLAGDLTALNACIECCDRHALPGRIALFWEGRDGTSATYTFSDLQDKAARFANFLLAQGVQKGDKVAGLLPRNIELLITVFATWRIGAVYQPLFTAFGPKAIEHRLGSSGAKVVVTDAVNRSKLAEVADCPTIVTVGGPKGQGIVQGDYSFWAELANFSNVCEPVLLTGEDPFLLMFTSGTTGPSKALSVPLKAIVAFQSYTRDAVDLRPEDAFWNVADPGWAYGIYFGVTGPMSMGHPITFYDGPFTLESTCRVINKYGITNLTGSPTAYRLLIAGGDEFAKSIKGKLRIVSSAGEPLNPEVIRWFADNLGVVIHDHYGQTELGMVLCNHHGLEHPIHMGAAGYASPGHRIVVLDEQYKELGVGQPGILAIDRSQSPMCWFAGYEGAPTKAFVGDYYLSGDTVEWNPDGSISFVGRSDDVITTSGYRVGPFDVESALIEHPAVIEAAVVGKPDPERTELVKAFVVIAEQYRATPELAEELRQHVRKRLAAHSYPREIEFVSELPKTPSGKLQRFILRNQEIAKAQEAAAKNVSA from the coding sequence ATGCGCGATTACTTGTCTGCTACTTCACAGTTCAATTATCAGCACACCGTCGACGCCGTACTCGCTGGCGATCTGACTGCCCTCAACGCCTGCATTGAGTGCTGCGACCGGCATGCCTTGCCGGGTCGGATCGCGCTGTTCTGGGAAGGCCGCGACGGCACCAGCGCGACCTACACCTTCAGCGACTTGCAGGACAAGGCCGCGCGTTTCGCCAACTTCCTGTTGGCCCAGGGCGTGCAGAAGGGCGACAAGGTCGCCGGCCTGTTGCCACGTAACATCGAACTGCTGATTACCGTGTTCGCCACCTGGCGCATTGGCGCGGTCTATCAGCCGCTGTTCACGGCCTTCGGGCCGAAAGCCATCGAACATCGATTGGGCAGCTCCGGCGCCAAAGTGGTGGTCACCGATGCGGTCAACCGCTCGAAACTCGCGGAAGTCGCCGACTGCCCGACCATCGTCACCGTCGGCGGCCCCAAGGGGCAGGGCATTGTCCAGGGCGATTACAGCTTCTGGGCCGAACTGGCCAACTTCTCCAATGTCTGCGAACCGGTGCTGCTGACCGGTGAAGACCCCTTTCTGCTGATGTTCACCTCGGGCACCACCGGCCCGTCGAAAGCGCTGTCGGTGCCACTCAAGGCCATCGTCGCATTCCAGAGTTACACCCGGGATGCCGTGGATTTGCGCCCCGAAGACGCGTTCTGGAACGTCGCCGACCCGGGTTGGGCCTACGGCATCTACTTTGGTGTCACCGGGCCGATGTCGATGGGTCATCCGATCACCTTCTACGATGGCCCGTTCACCCTGGAAAGCACCTGCCGGGTGATCAACAAGTACGGGATCACCAACCTCACCGGATCGCCGACGGCTTATCGCTTGCTGATCGCCGGGGGCGACGAGTTCGCCAAGTCGATCAAAGGCAAGCTGCGTATCGTCAGCAGCGCCGGCGAGCCGCTGAACCCGGAAGTGATCCGTTGGTTCGCCGATAACCTTGGCGTGGTCATTCACGACCATTACGGCCAGACCGAACTGGGCATGGTGTTGTGCAATCACCATGGCCTGGAGCACCCGATTCATATGGGGGCCGCCGGTTACGCTTCGCCGGGCCACCGTATTGTGGTGCTGGATGAACAGTACAAGGAACTGGGCGTCGGCCAGCCGGGCATCCTGGCCATCGACCGTAGCCAATCGCCGATGTGCTGGTTCGCCGGTTACGAAGGCGCGCCGACCAAGGCTTTCGTCGGCGACTATTACTTGAGCGGTGACACCGTCGAGTGGAACCCGGACGGCAGTATCAGCTTTGTGGGGCGCAGTGACGATGTGATCACCACCTCCGGCTACCGTGTCGGCCCGTTCGACGTGGAAAGTGCGTTGATCGAACACCCGGCGGTGATCGAAGCGGCGGTCGTCGGTAAACCCGATCCGGAACGCACCGAGCTGGTCAAGGCCTTCGTCGTGATCGCAGAGCAATACCGCGCCACGCCGGAGCTGGCCGAAGAGCTGCGCCAACATGTGCGCAAGCGCCTGGCCGCGCACTCATACCCCCGTGAAATCGAGTTTGTCAGCGAGTTGCCGAAAACCCCAAGCGGCAAATTGCAGCGCTTTATCTTGCGCAACCAGGAAATCGCGAAGGCTCAAGAGGCTGCCGCGAAGAACGTTTCAGCTTGA
- a CDS encoding AraC family transcriptional regulator, translating to MAEKDTISIQLVREALLQSCAPGVATEEVLIKVGIDPLLLHTSDARVPATAYARLWRLLARRGDDEFFGMDPRKLKSGSLEFLCRCAMVQPSLAAGLTSGLGFLSLMLEHLPAELVRQQSLAEIVLLEDEQAPRRAFTYFTYWMIVHGVACWLAGRRIPILAIELRCSQPDFCDDYQVMFSENLRFDRPRTRMIFSADCLDAPIKRSAEELKRFLAHAPANILVKYRDPQSLASRIKHDLRQLPAERWPETEALAQRLCMSASTLRRRLAEEGQTYQGLKDSVRKELAIVWLAEPAISFAEIATRLGFADASSFYKAFRKWSGSNPGHYRSLILNEAS from the coding sequence ATGGCGGAAAAAGACACCATCTCCATTCAACTGGTGCGAGAAGCGCTGTTGCAAAGTTGCGCCCCGGGCGTTGCCACCGAAGAGGTGTTGATCAAGGTCGGTATCGATCCGCTCCTGCTGCACACCAGTGATGCGCGCGTACCGGCCACCGCTTACGCCCGGTTGTGGCGTCTGTTGGCGCGGCGCGGCGATGACGAGTTTTTCGGCATGGACCCGCGCAAGCTCAAATCCGGCAGCCTGGAGTTTCTTTGTCGTTGCGCCATGGTCCAGCCGAGTCTGGCGGCGGGCCTCACCAGTGGCCTGGGCTTCCTGTCACTGATGCTCGAACACCTGCCCGCGGAGTTGGTCCGCCAACAGAGCCTGGCGGAAATCGTGCTGCTGGAAGATGAACAGGCGCCGCGCCGGGCCTTCACCTATTTCACCTACTGGATGATCGTGCATGGCGTGGCCTGCTGGCTGGCGGGGCGGCGGATTCCGATCCTGGCCATCGAGTTGCGCTGCTCGCAACCGGACTTCTGCGACGACTACCAGGTGATGTTTTCCGAAAACCTGCGATTCGACCGCCCACGCACGCGGATGATTTTCTCGGCCGATTGCCTGGATGCGCCGATCAAGCGCAGCGCGGAAGAGCTCAAGCGTTTCCTGGCCCATGCGCCGGCGAACATTCTGGTCAAGTACCGCGACCCGCAGAGCCTGGCCAGCCGCATCAAGCACGATCTGCGGCAACTGCCCGCCGAACGCTGGCCGGAAACCGAAGCCCTGGCGCAACGCCTGTGCATGTCGGCCTCGACCCTGCGTCGGCGGTTGGCCGAGGAAGGGCAAACCTATCAAGGGCTCAAGGACAGCGTGCGCAAGGAACTGGCCATCGTCTGGCTGGCGGAACCGGCCATCAGCTTCGCGGAAATCGCCACGCGCCTGGGGTTTGCCGATGCGAGTTCGTTCTACAAGGCGTTTCGCAAGTGGTCGGGGTCCAATCCGGGGCATTACCGCAGTTTGATTCTCAACGAAGCTTCCTGA
- a CDS encoding SDR family NAD(P)-dependent oxidoreductase yields the protein MQIENKVFLVTGGASGLGAATAEMLVAAGAKVMLVDMNAEAVAAQAQRLGAQSVVADISNEAAAEAAVQATVKAFGGLNGLVNCAGIVRGEKILGKNGPHALSSFSQVINVNLIGSFNMLRLASAAIAETEADADGERGVIINTASAAAYDGQIGQAAYAASKGAIVSLTLPAARELARFGIRVMTIAPGIFETPMMAGMTQEVRDSLAAGVPFPPRLGKPAEYAELVRHIIENSMLNGEVIRLDGALRMAAK from the coding sequence ATGCAGATCGAAAACAAGGTTTTTCTCGTCACCGGCGGCGCCTCCGGCCTGGGTGCGGCCACCGCTGAAATGCTGGTTGCGGCCGGCGCCAAGGTGATGCTGGTGGACATGAACGCCGAAGCCGTCGCCGCCCAGGCCCAACGCCTCGGCGCGCAAAGCGTGGTGGCGGACATCAGCAACGAAGCCGCGGCTGAAGCGGCGGTGCAGGCGACGGTCAAGGCCTTTGGCGGCCTCAATGGCCTGGTCAACTGCGCCGGCATCGTGCGTGGCGAGAAGATCCTCGGCAAGAACGGTCCGCACGCGCTGTCCAGCTTCAGCCAGGTGATCAACGTCAACCTGATCGGCAGCTTCAACATGCTGCGCCTGGCCTCGGCGGCGATTGCCGAAACCGAGGCGGACGCCGATGGCGAGCGCGGCGTGATCATCAATACTGCATCCGCCGCCGCTTATGATGGCCAGATCGGCCAGGCGGCCTATGCCGCGTCCAAAGGTGCCATCGTCAGCCTGACCTTGCCCGCCGCCCGTGAGCTGGCGCGTTTCGGCATCCGTGTGATGACCATCGCCCCGGGCATTTTCGAAACCCCGATGATGGCGGGCATGACCCAGGAAGTGCGCGATTCCCTGGCCGCCGGCGTGCCGTTCCCGCCGCGTCTGGGCAAACCGGCCGAGTACGCTGAGCTGGTCAGGCATATCATTGAAAACAGCATGCTCAATGGTGAGGTGATCCGTCTCGACGGTGCCTTGCGCATGGCCGCCAAATAA